The window CGCTTCGGCCTCGGTCGGCGCTTCGGCCTCGGTCGGCGCTTCGGCCTCGGTCGGCGCTTCGGCCTCGGTCGGCGCTTCGGCCTCGGTCGGCGCTTCGGCCTCGGTGGACTCCTCGGCGTCGTCGCCGTCGCCACCGCACGCGGAAGCGACAAGTGCAAGGGTCAGGAGCATGATCAGCGGCATCACCCGCCGCAGCCGTTCAAAGAAGGTGTTCACGTTCGTTCCTGTCTGTTCAGTCCCCGGTCCGGCCGCCCGGGGTTGGGCTCAGAGGAGGGTCGGCAAGGAGTTCAGCGGCGCGTCGGCGTCGATGAGGTCGACCCGCTTGGTGACGATGCGAAGCCCGTCAGCCGTGGTGCGGAGGTGGTGGTGGTAGTGGCCGGACACAAGAGCCGTGCGGCCATGGCGATGGGCCGTCAGGACAAACGGGGTCACGACGTGGGTCAGCTCGGATGAGGCCAAGGTGATCGTGGTTCCCAGGACCCGGGCCGATCGGGCCGGCGGCTCCTCGGTGTGGGCTGCCGGGCCGAGCAGACGATCGACACGGGTACGCAGACGACCAAGATCGTCGAGGACATGGTTGACCGCGTCACGACCATCGACGAGATCCGGGTCGACTGGAATCCAGTAGCATCCATCAGGAGCCCAGAGCGTCAGCCAGTCGCTGAATCGACGCTGGTCCAGCAGCATGGACTCGGTGGCGAGCAGCTGGGTGACGCCAGGCTCGGCGGCCTCTGCGACGAGATCAGCCATTGACCTCGCCCCCTGCCGCCATGAGCTCCCGGTAGCGGGCGTACTGCCCGCGCTGGGGCGCCTCATCGGTGATGTGCCCCGTCCGTGACCCCTCGGGCCCGGTCCGTTCGCGCCGACGTCCGCGGTCCAGCCACAGCCACTCGTCGCTCGTGGCATCCAGGCCAGCATCGACGCGTCGGAACATCTCCATGTCGTCGGGC of the Euzebya rosea genome contains:
- a CDS encoding aromatic-ring-hydroxylating dioxygenase subunit beta is translated as MRRPSAGSTPATGSSWRQGARSMADLVAEAAEPGVTQLLATESMLLDQRRFSDWLTLWAPDGCYWIPVDPDLVDGRDAVNHVLDDLGRLRTRVDRLLGPAAHTEEPPARSARVLGTTITLASSELTHVVTPFVLTAHRHGRTALVSGHYHHHLRTTADGLRIVTKRVDLIDADAPLNSLPTLL